A genomic stretch from Aedes albopictus strain Foshan chromosome 2, AalbF5, whole genome shotgun sequence includes:
- the LOC109412398 gene encoding uncharacterized protein LOC109412398, which yields MCKYNSKLFWFCWVGALSLVCGFPVLYDDDYNSAEDDYDVIFDQRQNGTENVRLSVDGIMIAVPAPPSQSDIPTLASSALLHILSSQVGSLDSDSSEEEPIKATTTSTTTTTTTTTAAPTFQDQLVPVNLLGQSLSFLFNKGAEIPIKIGSHLKPVKGGQPSLFLLKKEAVDDESNAEHDSTEDSDSQTEPPKKSSKHKRRYKLRVASLLKPMLQRTYLA from the exons ATGTGCAAGTATAATAGTAAACTGTTCTGGTTTTGTTGGGTGGGCGCGTTAAGTCTAGTTTGTGGCTTTCCGGTGCTTTACGATGACGATTATAACAGTGCAGAAGATGATTACGATGTGATTTTCGATCAGCGCCAGAATGGAACCGAAAACGTGCGTTTGTCGGTTGATGGAATTATGATTGCGGTGCCAGCGCCGCCGAGTCAATCCGATATCCCCACACTTGCCAGCAGTGCATTGTTGCATATTCTTAGCTCCCAAGTCGGTTCCTTGGATAGTGATAGTTCCGAAGAGGAGCCCATTAAAGCGACCACTACTTCGACTACCACAACGACCACGACTACTACTGCCGCACCCACTTTCCAGGATCAACTGGTTCCGGTGAACTTGCTAGGTCAGAGTTTGTCGTTCCTCTTCAATAAAGGCGCGGAAATCCCCATCAAAATAGGGTCTCACTTGAAACCAGTAAAAGGCGGCCAACCGAGCTTGTTTTTGCTGAAGAAAGAAGCAGTAGATGATGAGAGCAATGCGGAACACGATTCAACGGAAGACTCGGATTCACAAACAGAGCCGCCAAAGAAGTCCTCCAAGCACAAACGGCG ATATAAACTGAGAGTTGCCAGTTTGTTGAAGCCAATGCTGCAACGGACATATTTAGCGTAA